From a single Stomoxys calcitrans chromosome 4, idStoCalc2.1, whole genome shotgun sequence genomic region:
- the LOC106093383 gene encoding uncharacterized protein LOC106093383, with protein sequence MNINQEKQHHQQQQHHQHQTHHQHQHNHLHSTNNGFQQRHSTTTQHPSSGNSNTATLTAAGRLPEFELEYFKKAHAHAQATLAYSYERQLQHLQQQPQQLASRRTNFENEYIGKCSNAYNFQQHHHHHLHQHEIATTTSSNSASAQAHSTAVNSSMVMSPSRRPSPPRAAAHPMNMHLSAMAHAQMQFQLQQKLTAAAAAAGNAGHSSHGGLPPPPGHLGSYFRNPPSPAGGGGGGTTTASNAAANTTPSSSASNNNTSSAPSSTSSTPTSTATSSVHNPLNHLQNMQPFDFRKINSAALGAFPGLPPPARLSPSELAHHQHLQQQAAQQAAMLAQARRRINEASTPSEKNAAVAAAAAAAAQSNQFFNAMAMSGHPLPFHLPPPPPLPHLHPPSPGAQASATSGSGLPAGLTSNQVAAIAAAAAASGNPMPHGFLSSHFPGLNPALAMGKPPHLAKTPELDKQKISDMNHLRDSSGSRRTPPARSITQSSLSSSSGSQQSPSATSLNQQQSSSNYQSQRDLRDVGNSHRNSLQHDSPSSQSQRLSRISSSGGLRPGRKAHSPGKRQWGSLPANLGTQFINPVTGKKRVQCNVCLKTFCDKGALKIHFSAVHLREMHKCTVDGCNMMFSSRRSRNRHSANPNPKLHSPHLRRKISPHDGRSAQPHPLLLQPPNGLMAGLNPFGSFPMLTPPPDMRHHPMGGMGDHKYNSELMQRSYMDGPLMGRYEGRPMPISEVMGDDDEDDDGMDGGIHIGDIDDDDDDDDGEGIVVVGDEGDSMLDKTNSEDFSIDDNGAEETSSTMGDNSRDHFDRSVYSNTPTEYLKTKDKQQDHTKKDDADEDGRSTVERHSTESNDDTLSVTDSCSVREEFEGSSNAHSQQASTNGNSHGHSSSSKRKRKNQNPVRCAVQSTENSCDNSNDYEMVNDLTRKSSEVREEASIKEEPTEDDPMSLDLSKRTRKSEEQAANESTKVLPSPPLTPSTYANDAARNTMLSNLAVKEEPREEEEDQEGRLQKMQCETSGFEGVPSKPSSSQTLDLTSMPKERQLEEPNNSKENGRLVGLLMPVIKEEPREDPVGGTTPPPPPSTAEEPEEENRYLRIKKELMEDNFKLNISSEDNNNLPENLTTKVNLNEVKTTTATEEQNGGEFLSEEAEVPIDKDNPLKCTACGEIFQNHFHLKTHYQNEHLKLHHKCNIDGCNAAFPSKRSRDRHSSNLNLHRKLLSTSDNHNLDPMPEPMMLNSSKGYNAATANNISASALQAEFLARLYAGAHGLPPLNFEVLKQHFPSNQQQAAAAMPPTFPDATAAFMSDPRFLMQHGGNPLLFSGLPGLPGFPHLSPHLLAASSFNGLNPFIGRRPSSESHSPHSVTPPVGGGPSRSPLLTNPKSSSLFTGNSEQDVRSNATSSPSANDQHSLYGNGGNTSSSQHPHHTSSSQQQQQQQHQAQASDRVS encoded by the coding sequence ATGAATATTAATCAAGAGAAGcaacatcatcagcagcagcaacatcatcaacatcaaACCCACCACCAGCACCAGCATAACCATTTACACAGCACCAACAACGGATTCCAGCAGCGACATTCGACCACAACACAACATCCATCATCGGGAAATTCAAATACGGCAACATTAACAGCAGCAGGCCGCCTGCCTGAATTCGAAttggaatattttaaaaaagcGCATGCGCATGCACAAGCAACATTGGCCTACAGCTACGAACGTCAGCTTCAACATTTGCAGCAGCAACCTCAACAATTAGCCTCCCGACGCACGAATTTCGAAAACGAATATATTGGCAAGTGCAGCAACGCCTACAACTTTCAacagcaccaccaccaccacctccatCAGCACGAAATTGCAACCACCACCTCTTCCAATTCCGCCAGTGCCCAGGCACACTCTACTGCCGTTAACTCTTCTATGGTTATGTCACCGAGTCGGCGACCCTCGCCACCAAGAGCCGCAGCACATCCCATGAATATGCATTTAAGTGCTATGGCCCATGCTCAGATGCAATTTCAGTTGCAACAAAAACtaacggcagcagcagcagcggctgGCAATGCCGGTCATTCGTCACATGGTGGTCTGCCGCCCCCACCAGGCCATTTGGGCAGCTACTTTCGCAATCCGCCTTCACCGGCTGGCGGCGGAGGTGGAGGAACGACAACAGCCTCCAATGCTGCCGCTAACACAACACCCAGTTCCAGTGCTTCCAATAATAACACGTCATCTGCTCCTTCTTCCACCTCAAGTACCCCAACATCGACGGCGACATCGTCCGTTCACAATCCGCTAAATCACCTGCAGAATATGCAGccttttgattttcgaaaaataaactcTGCCGCCTTGGGGGCATTTCCAGGTCTTCCACCGCCAGCTCGTCTAAGTCCCAGTGAACTGGCCCACCATCAACATTTGCAACAACAAGCCGCTCAACAGGCTGCCATGTTGGCCCAAGCGAGGCGTCGCATCAATGAAGCTAGCACTCCGTCGGAGAAAAATGCTGCTGTTGCAGCAGCGGCTGCTGCGGCTGCTCAAAGTAATCAATTCTTTAATGCAATGGCTATGTCGGGACATCCTTTACCCTTCCATCTGCCGCCACCACCTCCTCTGCCTCATCTACACCCCCCCTCGCCGGGTGCTCAGGCGAGCGCTACGTCTGGCTCGGGCTTGCCTGCTGGTTTGACCAGTAACCAGGTGGCTGCCATAGCGGCAGCAGCTGCAGCGTCCGGCAATCCCATGCCACATGGCTTTTTGTCCTCGCATTTTCCCGGTCTTAATCCTGCCTTAGCAATGGGTAAACCTCCACATCTCGCAAAAACTCCCGAGTTGGATAAACAGAAGATATCGGATATGAATCATTTGCGTGATTCGTCCGGTTCCAGACGTACACCACCGGCACGCAGTATTACACAATCATCGCTCTCGAGCTCATCCGGGAGTCAGCAGTCACCATCAGCAACCTCGCTCAATCAGCAACAAAGTTCAAGCAATTACCAAAGTCAAAGAGATCTTAGGGATGTGGGCAACAGTCATAGGAACTCTCTGCAGCATGATTCTCCCTCTAGCCAGTCGCAAAGGCTTTCTAGGATATCATCCAGCGGAGGCCTACGACCAGGTCGGAAGGCTCACTCCCCAGGAAAGCGACAATGGGGCTCACTGCCAGCTAATCTGGGCACACAATTTATCAACCCAGTGACGGGGAAAAAGCGGGTACAGTGCAATGTCTGTCTCAAGACCTTCTGTGATAAGGGAGCCCTAAAGATCCATTTCTCAGCGGTACATTTGAGAGAAATGCATAAATGCACCGTGGACGGCTGCAATATGATGTTCAGCTCCAGGAGATCGCGTAACCGCCATAGTGCTAACCCCAATCCCAAGCTTCACTCACCTCACCTGAGGCGCAAAATTTCTCCCCATGATGGACGCAGTGCTCAGCCCCATCCGCTTCTGCTGCAACCTCCCAATGGCCTAATGGCTGGTCTCAATCCTTTCGGCAGCTTCCCCATGCTTACACCACCGCCTGACATGCGTCACCATCCCATGGGAGGTATGGGAGATCACAAATACAATTCGGAGCTAATGCAGAGGTCCTACATGGATGGTCCACTCATGGGCCGCTATGAGGGTAGGCCCATGCCCATATCAGAGGTCATGGGTGACGATGATGAAGACGATGATGGTATGGACGGTGGCATACATATCGGTGATATagacgacgacgatgatgatgacgatggcgAAGGCATTGTCGTTGTGGGCGATGAAGGCGACAGCATGTTAGATAAAACCAATTCCGAGGACTTCAGCATAGACGACAATGGAGCCGAAGAGACATCTTCCACGATGGGAGACAACAGTCGAGATCATTTCGATCGTTCCGTGTACTCCAACACCCCCACTGAGTATTTGAAAACCAAAGATAAGCAACAGGATCACACAAAGAAGGATGATGCGGACGAGGATGGTCGCAGCACTGTGGAAAGGCATAGTACCGAAAGCAACGATGACACTTTAAGTGTGACTGACTCGTGCAGTGTGAGAGAGGAGTTTGAAGGCTCTTCGAATGCCCACTCACAGCAGGCATCCACCAATGGCAATTCACATGGCCACAGTTCTTCCAGCAAGCGAAAACGCAAAAATCAAAATCCAGTGCGATGTGCTGTACAATCAACTGAAAATTCCTGTGATAATTCTAACGATTATGAAATGGTCAATGATTTGACAAGGAAATCATCGGAAGTAAGGGAAGAGGCATCAATTAAAGAGGAGCCTACTGAAGATGACCCCATGTCCTTGGATTTGTCAAAGAGGACGCGCAAGTCAGAGGAGCAAGCTGCAAATGAGAGCACTAAAGTATTACCCTCACCTCCACTAACACCATCGACCTATGCTAATGATGCGGCAAGAAACACAATGCTTTCCAATCTGGCAGTAAAAGAGGAACCACGAGAAGAGGAAGAGGATCAGGAGGGAAGATTACAAAAAATGCAATGTGAAACTTCCGGCTTTGAGGGCGTCCCATCCAAACCTTCCAGCTCACAAACTTTAGATCTAACATCTATGCCCAAGGAAAGGCAATTGGAAGAACCAAACAACTCCAAAGAAAATGGACGCTTAGTGGGCCTTTTGATGCCAGTGATCAAAGAAGAACCACGAGAAGACCCAGTCGGTGGCACAACACCACCACCTCCGCCTTCAACTGCTGAAGAGCCTGAAGAAGAAAATCGTTATCTGAGAATTAAGAAGGAGCTTATGGAAGATAATTTCAAACTAAACATATCATCAGAGGATAACAACAATCTACCCGAAAACTTGACCACCAAGGTCAATCTAAACGAAGTCAAAACTACAACAGCGACAGAGGAACAAAACGGTGGTGAATTCCTTAGCGAGGAAGCAGAGGTGCCCATCGACAAGGACAATCCCCTCAAGTGTACAGCTTGCGGCGAAATCTTTCAAAATCATTTTCACCTCAAGACTCACTACCAAAATGAACATTTGAAGCTGCATCATAAATGTAACATTGATGGTTGTAATGCCGCCTTCCCCTCCAAGCGAAGTCGTGACAGGCACAGCTCCAATTTGAATTTGCACCGAAAACTCCTGTCGACAAGTGATAATCACAATTTGGATCCCATGCCTGAGCCCATGATGCTAAACAGTAGCAAAGGCTACAACGCCGCAACAGCAAACAACATCTCCGCTTCTGCATTGCAGGCTGAGTTTTTGGCCCGTTTATATGCGGGAGCTCATGGCTTGCCTCCATTAAATTTCGAAGTTTTGAAACAGCATTTCCCCTCAAACCAACagcaagcagcagcagcaatgcCACCCACCTTTCCTGATGCCACAGCGGCCTTTATGAGTGATCCCAGATTTCTAATGCAACATGGAGGAAATCCCCTACTTTTCTCGGGACTACCAGGACTGCCAGGATTTCCCCACCTATCGCCTCACCTGTTGGCAGCCTCCTCGTTTAATGGCCTAAATCCCTTCATTGGTCGCCGGCCGTCATCAGAATCTCATTCGCCGCATTCGGTTACACCGCCAGTAGGCGGCGGACCGTCACGATCACCTCTTCTAACAAATCCAAAATCTTCCAGTTTATTCACCGGCAACAGTGAACAGGATGTACGAAGTAATGCAACCTCTTCACCTTCAGCAAACGATCAGCACTCTCTTTATGGCAATGGCGGCAACACAAGTTCCTCACAACATCCGCATCATACGTCATCttcacagcaacagcaacagcagcagcatcaagCTCAGGCTTCAGATCGTGTATCATGA